The following nucleotide sequence is from Apium graveolens cultivar Ventura chromosome 4, ASM990537v1, whole genome shotgun sequence.
ATTTACAGCAAAACCGGTAACAGCAGCAGGAAGAAATTGGTTGGAATGAAGAAGACGCTTGTTTTCTACAAGGGAAGAGCTCCCAAAGGAGAAAAGATGGATTGGGTTATGCATGAATTTAGACTTGAAGGCAACTACAGCTTCCCCAACTCAGCAAAGGTAATTTCATCTTCAAGCTTTGTTATTCGGATGTTTTTAAACAGTCTTGTTATGATACTTCTTGGATTTTGATTCACTGATGTATGGTTAAGTTTTGTATTAAGTTAATTAGAGTGCATATGCATCTTTCTCGTTCAATCTTTAGATTTACTTTTAATTTAGTTGTTACTTCCCTTGGGTATCTCAATCCTTTTCACACTTAAAAGGATGCCTGTACTTTGGTGATAACGAATTCAGTTACTGTTTACGTGTAGTGACAGCAACAAATTTGAATGGAACATATATACATATTATGCTACATGGCATCAGTCTAATTTATAGATCATGATGTAGTACTTCTTGATTCAGAAATTAAACCAGGAAGCGTTTAATTACATGTATCGCTCAGTCAAACGGGTGTCCGGTCCTTATTTACGAACTTACAATCAATATATATCAAGTCCTCCTCCTCCTCAAGTATTGTTAAACAATACTGAAACTCTTAATTGAAGAATGATTTTCTTCGTACTTCTCACTCTCATAAGGATTTTCATGTTATATTATTGAATTTTTTGTTCTTTTTGTCTGGTTTAATTATCAACGATAATTGTTTGTAGATGCAATCCTGGTTACTTCCCAAACAAACCGTACATTAATTCATATAATTGACTGGTATACTTTTCACCAATTTTGTAGGATGAATGGGTTGTATGCAGGGTTATCCACAAAAAAGCAACAATGATAACAAAGCCAAGTTCAATGCTTGACCTCACAAGGATGAACTCTTTCATCGAAGGTCTGTTGGATTCTCCTTTATCGCCGCCACCTCTTTCGGATTCTCCTTTTCCCGCAAAAAATGAAAGACCAAATGCTCTAAAGTCTTCCAACATCAACAATATAAATACTTCTTTGAGCAATATACAAGATTCTAGAGGAACAGCTCTAGCAAATTATCCAGCAAATTATCCGATAGCAACTAAATCTTTAGATGCAAACACTCTGTCTGTCTACTACCATCAACCTCAAATGCTACCCCAACATTACAGTAGTACAAGTTTCAACCCAAGTACTAATTACGACAGGATGCCAAACTCATCAATATACTACTCGCAAAATCCTTACCATACTTCTGCAACCACTCTTGATAATCTGTTGCACCAACAAAGATTAGACGATTTCGTACCAAATATTCCTGGATCATACAATCCTCCGCAAATTACTGACGAGGCACTTCCTAGGCACTGCAAGGTTGAGCAATTTTCGTCGAATCAATCAATGCTCAGTCGATCTCAAGATACAGGCCTCAGCACTGACGTCACCACTGAGATATCGTCAGCAAAAAACAACAGAGATGATGTTGGAAGTTTCCATGAGATTGAGGATGGCCCGCTTTCAGATTTGGATTCATTTTGGAGTTGCTAAAGAATTAAAAATAGGAAGCAACCACAGAAGTATACGTATAGTGGTAAGTTACCAGCGGAAACTGGTACCATCAAATTGTTTTGTTGAGGTCCTTGTGAGGATCATTATTCCAAGATTATAGAAAGTTTCATGGCATTTTCATAGAATGTTTTCAAGTGATTTGACTGATTTAATTTGTTTGTTGGTCGACATTGCTCAAACTCAATGTTCAGTCAAACTCAATGTTCAGCTGTTATTTTTCTGATTAATACCGGAAGTGTAATAATTTGATGCATGAATACTCGTTTTGTTTGTATATTTCTTAGGCAAGAGCAAGACCAATGTTAACTACTCGATTGATACTGATTAATGTATCATTACTTTCAAGCTCAGAATCAGACATCCATACTCTCAAGTACGGTTCTATAATTTGTTTTGAAATTTAAGtgttttttatatttataaaaaataaaaataaacccAATTTCAGCTACTGGAATTTTCAATTGTACGGCAGAACCTCCCCGTCCATTTTTGTCTTAAGTTGGAGCATATAGCCCCCTTTTAAGTGTTGTAGTAATCTTTCTTGCTGGAATGGTAAAATTTAGAATTAAAATTTTTAATGAGACACATTTACACTCGGACAAGGTTAGAAGGCACCAGTAAAGGAGTAAGAGGGTCTTTGAAAAGACAGAATATAAAAATATAAGTTATCAATTTCAAATTCCAATATtcatattaatatttaaatttgaattttcaagttatttgattaaatcattattttaaatgaaattcGGATTCTGAAACTGCGCATAAACACCATACAGGTAAAGTTGGGAATTATATTTTCTAAACAGATTTTTTTTGGCAAAAAATTGATGTCAACTTTCATGAGATTCCAAATTGAAATATTATCAAAATTATTAGtttctataaataaaaatatagtcaGCTTAAAAATTTAATTCTTTTACATAATCCATAATCACACTTAAAATTGTAtgttattttatatattattttagttAATGCAATCTAGTTATTTATTTAGGTATAATTTTTATAAAGATACCGTACATTTTCTAAGTTAAAATAAACTAGTCGGTAACCCCTGCGACGGGTATGATATTTACAATAATATTGTTATTCCATAAAGAGTTCTGGTTTCTTTTTGTTGCAATGAAATAAAATCTTAAATATACAACTGTGTTTTGAATATGGAAGAATGCAAATAAGAATTTGAAAGTATTCAAataacacaaagtaaataaatacaAGAATAAAAATAGCTTTATGGTGGATTGTCTTTTGTCTTT
It contains:
- the LOC141720971 gene encoding uncharacterized protein LOC141720971, whose amino-acid sequence is MEGAAVNQLGEDYDINTNTIIATNQGDVDQLDLPPGFRFHPTNEELITHYLVPKVVDSNFTSTAIGEVNLNRCEPWDLPKKAKMGEEEWYFFCQRDRKYPTGTRTNRATGTGYWKATGKDKEIYSKTGNSSRKKLVGMKKTLVFYKGRAPKGEKMDWVMHEFRLEGNYSFPNSAKDEWVVCRVIHKKATMITKPSSMLDLTRMNSFIEGLLDSPLSPPPLSDSPFPAKNERPNALKSSNINNINTSLSNIQDSRGTALANYPANYPIATKSLDANTLSVYYHQPQMLPQHYSSTSFNPSTNYDRMPNSSIYYSQNPYHTSATTLDNLLHQQRLDDFVPNIPGSYNPPQITDEALPRHCKVEQFSSNQSMLSRSQDTGLSTDVTTEISSAKNNRDDVGSFHEIEDGPLSDLDSFWSC